A single window of Lutzomyia longipalpis isolate SR_M1_2022 chromosome 1, ASM2433408v1 DNA harbors:
- the LOC129797340 gene encoding uncharacterized protein LOC129797340, producing MVSVTEILELPNYVKVSIEKIGQDMGLVNPKWKAMKGSQNGDNFSSEVYRVIIVSEDGIIPEDFSINRAISQKEVHLIVKVAPQSPMRRAIYKSALYFAREKYSYEVILPRFSEFEKQYLSNDEKFHNYAHMVMVSLTDQEEFLIMNDLKREGFWNPKRSTPLNLHQCRLVMITMAKFHAISYAFKDQHPNEFYELASQLTETMFAEPIGEEMKQFLAKKIEYGLGTLRYSDDTKFRKHLEQFGKEYAENMISCVHVKEYGAICHGDSWISNLIFRFKNNVEDEVKLLDWQLSRHTTPVLDLSYFIFCCTDEKLRIHLPELLNEYYDLLICRINKLGSKGSDLYPKNVFEDHCKNYMKYGLGLALMTLHSITCEPSQIPDVGEYLDSMDFAKIDQIGDELIKNPAYIKRMSGVIRDSVRFGYI from the exons ATGGTTTCGGTAacagaaattcttgaattacCCAACTATGTGAAGGTTAGTATTGAAAAGATCGGTCAGGACATGGGACTCGTGAATCCCAAGTGGAAGGCTATGAAAGGTTCCCAAAACGGCGACAATTTCTCTAGCGAGGTATATCGGGTTATCATAGTGTCAGAAGATGGCATAATAcctgaagatttttcaataaacag GGCAATTTCGCAGAAAGAAGTTCACTTGATTGTGAAGGTTGCTCCACAGTCACCCATGAGGCGTGCGATTTATAAATCTGCGTTGTATTTTGCGcgggaaaaatattcttacgaAGTTATTCTCCCGCGCTTTAGCGAATTTGAGAAGCAGTATTTGAGCAACGATGAGAAGTTTCACAACTACGCTCACATGGTGATGGTGAGCCTCACAGACCAAGAAGAATTCTTGATTATGAATGACTTAAAACGTGAAGGATTTTGGAACCCAAAGAGATCAACACCACTAAATCTGCATCAATGTCGACTTGTTATGATCACCATGGCCAAATTCCATGCCATTTCTTATGCATTCAAAGATCAGCATCCCAATGAATTCTACGAATTGGCATCGCAACTCACTGAGACGATGTTTGCCGAGCCCATTGGAGAGGAGATGAAGCAATTCTTAGCCAAAAAGATTGAATATGGTCTGGGAACCCTCAGATATAGCGATGATACCAAATTCAGAAAGCACCTTGAGCAATTTGGAAAAGAATACGCAGAAAATATGATTTCGTGTGTTCATGTGAAGGAATATGGCGCCATTTGTCATGGTGACTCATGGATCAGTAACCTCATATTCAGGTTCAAG AACAACGTTGAAGATGAGGTGAAGTTGCTGGATTGGCAATTGAGTCGGCACACAACTCCAGTTTTGGATCTCAGCTACTTTATCTTCTGTTGTACGGATGAGAAGCTAAGGATTCATCTTCCTGAACTGCTGAATGAATACTACGACCTTTTGATTTGTCGTATCAATAAACTGGGCAGCAAGGGATCCGATCTCTACCCAAAGAATGTATTTGAGGATCACTGCAAGAATTACATGAAATATGGACTAG GTTTAGCCCTGATGACGCTTCACTCGATAACGTGTGAACCTTCACAAATTCCTGACGTTGGCGAGTACCTGGACAGTATGGATTTTGCCAAGATTGATCAAATTGGAGATGAGCTTATTAAAAATCCAGCATACATCAAGCGTATGTCAGGAGTTATTCGTGACTCTGTTCGATTTGGTTATATTTAG